A genomic segment from Pistricoccus aurantiacus encodes:
- a CDS encoding CynX/NimT family MFS transporter gives MNPTMDKEQLRFIGGLALLVALGLNLRPLLAAASPLMEDIRQATGLGYSVLAWLITLPFLCMGAVALASGRLRALLGERRGIALSLVAIAVACGLRQLNGEGTTLLATALLGGAGIALIQALVPGLVKQRFGRHMPLAMGIYSASLMSGGGLSSWLSPWITEVSGSWQRGIGIWWIPAIVTLLGWLWFSRHQSRPSSNAPISSGQKYWRWPRAWLLAIYFGIINAGYTSVVAWLPVYYRELGWSAQSSGGLLAWMTLFQVLAALLMPALAQRQRIPDRRGLLVFALLAQLVGYLGFILLPTVGTLFWVAISGFGLGACFGLGLILALDHLPDPFEAGKLAAFMQGFGFMINALSPWISGGLREATGNFLAAWILLSVGVVAMMLVTPRFNPAEYRIHAANAAPIRAS, from the coding sequence ATCTGCGCCCCTTGCTGGCGGCGGCCAGTCCGCTGATGGAAGACATCCGTCAGGCCACCGGCCTGGGCTATAGCGTGCTGGCCTGGCTGATCACGCTACCGTTTCTCTGCATGGGGGCCGTCGCCCTGGCAAGCGGTCGGCTGCGTGCGCTCCTGGGCGAGCGGCGCGGTATCGCGCTATCCCTGGTGGCAATCGCCGTGGCGTGCGGGCTGCGCCAACTCAACGGAGAAGGCACGACATTATTGGCAACTGCCCTGCTAGGCGGTGCGGGCATCGCGCTGATTCAGGCGCTCGTGCCCGGCCTAGTCAAGCAGCGTTTCGGACGCCATATGCCGCTTGCCATGGGCATCTATTCCGCTTCGCTGATGAGCGGCGGCGGGCTATCCTCCTGGCTAAGCCCTTGGATCACGGAGGTCAGCGGCAGCTGGCAGCGAGGTATCGGCATCTGGTGGATACCGGCCATCGTTACCTTGCTGGGCTGGCTATGGTTTTCCCGGCATCAGTCTCGGCCTTCCTCCAACGCACCGATTTCGTCAGGACAAAAATACTGGCGCTGGCCCCGAGCCTGGCTGCTGGCGATCTATTTCGGGATCATCAATGCGGGCTACACCAGCGTGGTGGCCTGGCTGCCGGTCTATTATCGAGAGCTTGGCTGGAGCGCTCAGTCAAGCGGCGGCCTGCTGGCCTGGATGACGCTCTTTCAGGTGTTGGCAGCGCTCTTGATGCCGGCTCTGGCCCAGCGACAGCGTATTCCGGACCGGCGTGGGCTACTGGTTTTCGCGTTGCTGGCACAGCTGGTGGGCTACCTCGGCTTTATCTTGCTTCCTACCGTTGGCACGCTCTTCTGGGTCGCCATCAGCGGATTTGGCCTGGGGGCGTGTTTCGGGCTTGGCTTGATCCTGGCGCTGGATCATCTGCCGGATCCCTTCGAAGCGGGGAAACTCGCCGCCTTCATGCAAGGGTTCGGCTTCATGATCAACGCCCTGTCGCCCTGGATCAGCGGCGGCCTGCGCGAAGCCACGGGCAACTTCCTGGCGGCATGGATCCTGCTGTCGGTTGGCGTAGTCGCCATGATGCTCGTGACCCCGCGTTTCAATCCAGCGGAATACAGAATACATGCAGCGAACGCGGCGCCGATTCGAGCGAGTTGA